DNA from Conexivisphaera calida:
AGTCGCTCACCAAGATCGTCGATAGCTACAAACGTGAAACGCTGAAGCCAGAGGATCTTAGGAAGGAGCTAAAGTTGAGCACGCAATGCGAGTCCGTCACCAGAAGCCGTTAGGTTGGCCCGCTCAGGGACCTTTTAGGCTGCACCTGTAGTTCTCATCGTGGAGCGCCTTGCGGGCTCGGACCTTAAGGGCCATGTGCTCGCCATAGGCGCGACGGGCGCGGCAAGGCCAACTTCATTTTAGTAGTTTCGTGACAGGGAAGGCAGCTACTTCATCGGGGGACATCTTGATCTATAGGTTCGCTGGGTCATGCCCCCCGCCGCGATGCGCGCGTTCGCGGCCTAGAGACATCTTGATCTATAGGTTCGCTGGGTCTCGTTCTTCTGTGGTCCAGCGATCATGCTTATGGCTAACGTTAATTTATTTTTCATCACATAGCAACGCGCCCGGTACGGCAAAAAATATTAATTAACACGCGTTACGTGAAGAAACATGTGAGCTCGCCTCCCGTCAGCATACCACCTACGAGCACCTCCTGAGGCCTTTGCTGGAATTCGCGTCGGATGGTAAGGAGCACTCAAGTAAGGAGGCCGCCGACTACGTTGTAAGGAGGTTCGGAATACCGGAACGGGACGCCAGTGCTAGGCTCAGTAGCGGCAGGACCACCTACCTGAAGGAGCGTGTGAGCTGGGCGATCAGCTACCTAGTCGCCGCCGGCCTTCTCGAGAGAACCGGACGCGCGACCTTCAGGATAACGCGTGAGGGGTTGTCAGAGGCCAAGCTGATGCCCTCCGATGCAGGTTGGAGATATCTCTGCAAGTACGAGTCCTTCAGGCGCTTTAACCCGCGTTGTCCTCAATCCACGCGGTCGTCCGGCGCCGAGGAGGCATCCCAGGAGGAGCAATCAGCGGCCCCAGAGGAGGTCATTGAGCAGCTAATTGAGATGAGGAATAGGGAGCTGTCCGACAGGTTGCTCCAGAGAGTGAAGGAATTGTCCCCTGACGCATTCGAGCGCCTCATAATCAAGGTGATTTCCGCCTTGGGCTATG
Protein-coding regions in this window:
- a CDS encoding restriction endonuclease, giving the protein MRPLLEFASDGKEHSSKEAADYVVRRFGIPERDASARLSSGRTTYLKERVSWAISYLVAAGLLERTGRATFRITREGLSEAKLMPSDAGWRYLCKYESFRRFNPRCPQSTRSSGAEEASQEEQSAAPEEVIEQLIEMRNRELSDRLLQRVKELSPDAFERLIIKVISALGYGGGEDEMARQLGRPGDQGVDGEILEDPLGFDRVYLQAKRYGDEPVRASQVREFLGALSQKNAHKGVLITTSSFTEDARRAAEEDRQHKVVLLDGEDLVKIMTEHNIGVRAKSVYEIKDLDEDFFQDLE